The Neomonachus schauinslandi chromosome 11, ASM220157v2, whole genome shotgun sequence genomic sequence CATCTCCAATCTTCTGGGGAGACAGACCCCAGGGGCCAATCGTGGGGGCCAGGGCCGATGTGGCACTGACCTCCCTGCCCCTGCATCTCAGGTATATGATTTTGATATCCTTGGGGTCAAACTCAGGCAGCAGGGTGGAGATGGCTAGTGCCGGGTGAAGCCAGATTCGGGACTAGCAAAGAAGTTGCACCAGGGCCtcctcagagcagagagctgaAAGCTATTCATAGCAATTTTAGTCATAGCAGCCCAAACTAGAACCAATCAAATCTTCATCCGTGCATTgtggatggataaacaaacagtggtatacatatacaatagaatcctacccagcaataaaaaggaacaatagATGAATCTCagaattataacaaatgtaaGAAGCCAGACaagaatacatattatataattccacttatatgaaaagTCTAGAAAAAGGATGCCAATTtagtgatagaaagcagatcagtggttacctaggggtgagggtggggggctggcagGTGGGAAATGGTGGGAGGGAAGGATTACCAAGGGGCTTGAAGAAACTTTTGGGGGATGGACATGTTCATTCTCTTGATTATGGtaatggtttcatgggtgtatacatgtcaaaacaaaatgtatattttaaatgtgtgtggtttattgtatgtcaactagACCTCAATAAACCTGTTAAAAACACTAATAGGatttggagtgcctggctggctcagtcagtagagcatgtgactcttgatcttggggttgtaagttcaagccctgtgtggggtatagagattatttaaaaaatcagtctttaaaaaagcCCAACAACACGAACAGGCTTAATTAGAGTTAGAGATGGCTCTTGGAACACAGTAGGGGATCAAAGGCAACTCTAAACCCTTGATCTGGCTTGACCACCTGAGTGGATTAAGGAGGCAGAGGGGACTCACCAAGCCAGGGGGACAGTGCAAGACCTTTGGGAACACTTCCTCCAAGCAGAGGGGCCCAAGGAGGGAACATAGAGGTACAAATTTGGGAGTCACTGGCCATTGGTGCCACGTGAAAGATGCAGAGATCAGGGGACAGGCACTTTACTCTGGATACAAAGATACtttataaagatgtcagttcaACTTAAAGCAATCTCTAGATGTATCGCAGTTAATATTCTAACTGATCAGGGGAGGCTAGAAAAGCTGATTTAAGGTCCATATGGAAAGTTAAACAAGCAAGAGTAGCCAGGAAACTtctgaaaacaaagggaaatcaGTGGAGACTAACTctaccagatattaaaacataataaatccATAATTAGATGTAATAATTAAAGAGGGGTACTGACATATAGATCATTGGAAGTTAGAAAAATCTAGAagtgggggcacctaggtggctcagtcagttaagcgtccatctcttgatctcaactcaggtcttgatcttagagtcgtgagttcaagccccacattgggcctcatgctgggagtggagcctacgtaaaaaaaaaaaaaaaaaaaaaggaaaaagaaaaatctagaagtaGATCCAAATGCACATAGGAATTTAGTATTTAATATAGCATTTCAAATCTGTTGAGAAAagatgagtttttaaataaaaggcattagGAAAATAGGAAGGAATTTTGCATATGATAAATTCCAGATGAACTCAAGATTTgagtgtaaaaaaatgaaaataagaatgtaGCCAAGAGCTAAGGGAGAAGATTCTTTAGTCATCTCAGTGTGGAAAAGGTCTTTTTAACTATGACACAAAACCCAGAAGCCACCAAAAAAAGCTTATTTTCCTACATTAAAAAACCTGCCCAGCAAAGTCTgcaagaaactgaagaaaatacaaTCAACATCTTGAAGGGCTATTTTTCTCGCAAACCCTTATATGtcaatcagaaatcaaaaatgGGAGAAACGGGCAAATAGGGTTGTTCACAGAAAAGAAGACAAACGACTCTTAATTGTATGAACTTGAACTcactcaaaagaagaaaacatgcaaattaGAACTTCACCAAGGGACCATTTTCCACTTAGCAGTTTGGCAAAGATAAAAAATCTGGTATGTCATTGATAGATGATTGTTCTGGAAAACAGCCTTCATACATACTgctggaggtggggctcagtATGGGCATGGCCTCTAGAGAGGGACATTTGgcaaaaattgtaaaaatgaCTATTCGGACGTGGCCCTGGGGCAATTCTTCTAGGAATTCCTACTACAGATATCTTTTCACATTTGAATAATGATGTCCTTACAAAGTCTTGGTGACTCTCTGTAGGACTGTTTGGAATAGAAGAACTCTGGAAGCAACTTAGATGTCAATGGATGAGGAACAAGCTACATTTTGGTACATCCGTGAAGAGAAATACTATACAGCTGTCAAAACGAATGTATGGATAAGGAACCATCTTCAAACCTGGGGTGCCCACAACCCCTTCCTCAGGTTTGATCATTTAGTAGAAGACACAGAACTTGGGGAAGTGCTTTActtatgagttttattttaaaagatacaacaCTGAAGCAGCCAAATAAAAGCTGTGCCTAGGGCaagggagggcggggagggatgCAGAGCTTCTGTGCCTTCTCTAGGCagcccaccctcccagcacctgtgTCCCCCAATCCAGAACTGCTCCAATTTCCAGACCCGCTCTCCTCCTTGGAGGAAGTGGGGAAGCTGAAAGTTCCCACTCTTGATTGGTCTTTCTGGGGTAAGTAGGGGCTCCACCCTGAGTCACTTCATTAGCATGGTGTGGCTCAAAGGGGCTCATTGCGAATAACAAAATTCACTCTTGTGACTCAGAACATTGTAAGGGTTTTAGTAACTCTGTGCAGGGAacggggacaaagaccaaatccatactttttttttttttttaatcacaccaCATTTGGCTGTGTATGCTTATATTCTTTCTCTGGAAGGACATAAGCTATTAGTTTTATTGCTTCCAGGGAAGGGAACTGGGGGTAGGAGGTGACCCTtggttcaaaatttaaaacatacatgtGAATATAGTAtctctttgaaaaacaaatgaaaagtacTTTGTAGCCCGTCTTCGCTTCTAATGCCCGCAATCTCCCGGCTTTCTCACTTCCATGCTTCCTGGGAGCCACTCAGAGAGTATGCAGGGGAATGGTGTGCAGATCCGCTTGTCggacaccccgccccccaccgtgGACTTCACCAGCTTCAGTTCCAGCCACTTCCCAaacacaccctcccctccagacTTTCCCCAGCCAGCCATTCCCTCTACTGGTAACACCCAGGGCTCGCATCTGAGCTCCGTTCTTGAGAAAGTTCTAAACACATCTAGGATTAATGCACTCAAACCtcacaacaggggcgcctgagtggctcagttggttaagcatctgccttcagctgaggtcatgatcccagggtcctgggattgagttccacttcgggctccttgctctacGGGGaatctggttctccctctccctctgctgctccccctgctcgtgctctctttgaataaaatcttaaaaaaaaaaaaaaatacctcttctCATTCAACCTCATCGACACTGTGTAGATTTCGTCATTCATAGGTGAAGTCGTAGAGGGGAAACTGAGTCGGGATGACTGGTCATCATTGGAAAGGGGAATTGTTATTACAGAGCCTGTGCTCATGAGTCTCCATCACTGGTACCTAACTTGGCAGACCCCCTCTCCTGGCATTCCCTCCCTAACCCTACCCTGGGTCAAGGAGCCAGGCCAGGGCCTAAGCACAGTCGGGAGTCCTATAGACCCGAGTTTATTAGAGGGGCCAGGGTCAGAGTGGGTACATTTGGGAGGAGGTGACAGGGGGCCTGGGCAGCTCTGCCAGCCTGATGGCAATAAGACAGAAGGccgggggggggagagggggggcgGCGCGCAGCCAGTGGGGCTCGGGTCAGCAGGCGAGCAGGTGGGCTACTCTTCACCCTGCAAATGTCAGTGCCCAGGGCATGGTGGAGGCTTCGGGAGGACTGGGGAGAAAGGACaaagagaggctcagagaggaaacTTACCAAGTGCACACAGCtaggaggtggcagagctgggacaggTGCCCAGGCCTGCTGGACCCAGGTCCTGTGCCCCTCCTTCTCATTCTGTCAGGCCCCACACCTGCCTCCTAGCCTCCCAagcccagccccagctgctgccTTCAACTCACTGTGGAGACTGTAGGTGCCTGGCTCCAGTTGCAGTTGGGGGGGGCGGAATGATAAGGAAGCCCCCCACCAAGGGGTCTTCAGCCACTGAGAGACAAGCTTGGAGGGGAGGGCAATGCCACTCAGGGGTTGGGGAAGGGCACTTGGTTAAGACAGGCAAGGGGCGGGGCTGGTGGAGGCAGTGGCTGTGGGAAGGGGGCCAGCCACAGAGGGAACAGTGAGGTGGCGAGAGGCTGGGGGGCCCGGGGAGGGGGACCTGGGCCTTTGGACCCCTCTGAGCCCCACCATGCTGGGGGCGCCGCTCTCGAGTCCAGGCCCAGTGAGACCGCTCCTTGGCCATGACCTGACGTGAGTAGAGTGCATAGTAAATGGGGGCGGGAGGTCCAGCcttgtgccccccaccccaggatgaTGGTGGGGCCTCACCTCCTCACAGCACTCACGGCTCACCATGGCCCGGAAGCCCATCCGGGCCCACAGATTATCCCTTTGATGCAGGAAGTCTGACACCCGGAGATGCCAATCTTTTCCCAGAGCCCACAGAAAAATCACACATTTGGGGTCCTCTACATCCTCCTCCATGTCATTGGCGAGAAACCTGGCCATGGAGGggggggcagagagcagaggccATAAGCATCTGGCCTGCCCCATTCCACAACTCCCAGCTAGCGTCTCTACCACCTGCCCTGGCCACTCACAGAGCCAGAAACAAGTTGCTGTGGGTGTACTCGCTGAGCTTCAGGTTGGCACGCCGGAAGTAGACCAGCACCATGGCCAGAAGATACTGCAGACACAGAAAAGGGGAGAGTTACAGGGAGGCACGGGGGAGAGGCGATTGCACCAGGCCCACTCGCTCCCAAGGAAGCAGGGGTGTGAGTCAGAAAACCCAGAGGAAttggctggggtggggcggggggtgggggtgcaaagATTTAAAAGGGAGGTGCTCCCTCCACCAGACCGGGAGGCCCAGTGAAATAGCCTTCAAGCCCCGCGAATTCAAACTGCCCCAAGTGACCCCCAGCCTCTACTCCCCGTGTCACCTCACCTTATCCGAAATCTGGAAACAGGGATCTTTGGAAAGGAATTCCTGGAGGAAACTGTGCTCTGCGGTATAGAGAAGAGAGATGGTGGACTAGGGTTACCACCAGCCCCCACAAGACAAGAGTGGCATCAGAGTTCCAAAGCCCAAGCCTCCGCTGATCCCACATTCTGCCAagacccctcccttccttttgcCAAACTGGGGTCACCTGAGAAGGGAAAGGACAGAGATTTCAGAGGCGTGCATGGATGGGCAGGTGAGATCCCACCTCTCCCGTCGATTTCACGCAGGGGCCCCACACCCGCTTCCATGCCAGCCCCCAAGTGAACTCACCCAGCAGATTGAGAAAGGCCTGGAGCTCCTGGTGCCGGCGCTGATGGACAGACCCACTCCCCCCACCTTGACGGCTCCAGCCCCCCAGCTTCACCTGGGTGGCAACCACGGGGACAGTGGCCAAGTCTTGAGTGTCACTCATCtcacagggggtgggggcaggacagCCTGTAGAGAAAGCAGCCTCAGGATTTAGCACCTacccccttgccccccaccccccaaatcgAGAGGGTTGATGAAGCTGGCCTGACAGAGGACCTCCAGAAGGTAgagacttggggtggggggcagggcggtGCTGGGAGCAGACAGAAACTGGCATATGTGTGGGGTGAGGAGGCCAGAAAAGCAGCAGAGTTCCTGAAGGgtgcagccccccccccacccccaccgcatCCTGGcaccccaggccaggccagggaggAAGCAGAGCATCAACAGGCCCACTGAGGGCCTCCTAAGTGCCTGGGGCTGTGCTAAATTCTTTAAGGGCATTATTTCACTTCATCCCGGAGCGGGTCTAGGCCAATACCCATTTTGCAAACACGGAAGCTGAAGCGTGGAAGTCTCGTCACAGCTACTTAAAAGGTGGGGACGGCCTGACCCCCAAAGCCAAAGAGTTTAATtgctcctctgccccccccccccaactcccaaaTACCCCCTCACTCCACACCAACGTGGCATATTTGGAAGGACCACCAACCCCTTTCTTCacggagaggaaactgaggcccagaggggggaTGTTACTAGACAAGTACCTGAGGTGGGGCGACCTCAAAATTTTCAAGCTACGGGGAGAGACGCCACCTACGGGGCTCAGAAATTGCAGCCCACCACCCTATAGTCAACCTGAGGTCCTCCACCTAGGCTCCCACAAGcagcccaccctcctcctcctccaaaaagCCTTACCTGAGCTAGGGAATTACCTACAGCATGACTCCTTGCGCTCCAGGACTGTATTTAT encodes the following:
- the SPDYC gene encoding LOW QUALITY PROTEIN: speedy protein C (The sequence of the model RefSeq protein was modified relative to this genomic sequence to represent the inferred CDS: deleted 1 base in 1 codon), with amino-acid sequence MSDTQDLATVPVVATQVKLGGWSRQGGGSGSVHQRRHQELQAFLNLLEHSFLQEFLSKDPCFQISDKYLLAMVLVYFRRANLKLSEYTHSNLFLALFLANDMEEDVEDPKCVIFLWALGKDWHLRVSDFLHQRDNLWARMGFRAMVSRECCEEVMAKERSHWAWTRERRPQHGGAQRGPKAQVPLPGPPSLSPPHCSLCGWPPSHSHCLHQPRPLPVLTKCPSPTPEWHCPPLQACLSVAEDPLVGGFLIIRPPQLQLEPGTYSLHIIPTQFPLYDFTYE